Genomic segment of Salvia hispanica cultivar TCC Black 2014 chromosome 2, UniMelb_Shisp_WGS_1.0, whole genome shotgun sequence:
ATGACCGACATTATCAATGGATGACGAATGAAAAACATATCTCTGAAATAAGTTATTTATATGTAAACTATCGagcttacattttattttaagtaagaTCATAACAAAGGACGTTACGGAGATCCATTGGTAGTCTCCAACGAACTAAGGACAATAGGAGATGAACAACACTTGCAACACAACCCCGGTGGTGGGGGTGTGCAGCATACACAAGTGGGGCATATGGGACCACCCACCAACACATCTGCgttatacaaattaaatttaaaatatcacataATATGAATATGgtaattgcaaaaaaatattactccctccgtaattgcaaaaaaatatccatttaactcaaccactttttctcactcctattaaaatattcatctttctttatctctctactttaatacttacattcaccttctctctctccaattaaacactttaaccaataactcctaaaaccccgtgccatTTAACTTCAAATGTCCCGTGGATTTTTATAGATCATTTTTaagcaaaaatttaaatgttgaGCACTTTTTTGCGATTCtcgtaattaattaaatttaagtcattttttcattaaaatgcTAAAgtgataaatcaaaataaagaaaactaaaatttgTCGAACTGATGagatatagtattaattaccAGCTGTAAATCGAGCTGCATCACTAGTTGGCAAGATGGGAGATAAAACGACGACGGAGAGGAAGAGAATCACCACGAATGACTTCAAAATATTGTGTGCCATAGaaaattagtttaaaattaCTGTATAATTAAAAACTGTAATATATGCCTGCTTCTTTGGGAGGCTAGAGAGGTGTATTTATATGCAAAGTTGAAGAAATAATTGCTATAATAATTGcaattagtaataaattttccaATGATGCCCACGAAAATAAGCAGTTACGTTTAAttagttgaaatttgaatgTGGATCTCTTTCTAGCTTGcgttgattaat
This window contains:
- the LOC125208512 gene encoding uncharacterized protein LOC125208512 isoform X1 — translated: MAHNILKSFVVILFLSVVVLSPILPTSDAARFTADVLVGGPICPTCVCCTPPPPGLCCKCCSSPIVLSSLETTNGSPPMCARFVYAVNPLHMSRVARVVCFLLSLVQ
- the LOC125208512 gene encoding uncharacterized protein LOC125208512 isoform X2 codes for the protein MAHNILKSFVVILFLSVVVLSPILPTSDAARFTADVLVGGPICPTCVCCTPPPPGLCCKCCSSPIVLSSLETTNGSPVASEAQCVPDLFML